Sequence from the Seriola aureovittata isolate HTS-2021-v1 ecotype China chromosome 6, ASM2101889v1, whole genome shotgun sequence genome:
AAGTAGCTATTTAAAGCTCAAAAAAGTTAGTAAGTGGACAATTGGGTTGGGATGATTTTGTCACACATACCAATAGACATTCCACGTGTGCTAACACAGAATGTAGTTTCCATTAATACCATGTCTCTGTTTTAATCACTGTTAGACTCTTTGCAAAAAAATCCAAGAAATTTTGAGCTTGAAGGTTTATTTTTGTCCTCAGAAACTGCAAATGAAATTCATCACAGTGTCCAACTCATTTCTCAatctttcaaccacatctcatggCAAGAAATTCTCTATGTCATGAATAACTGCAGTCTCCAATGACAAGATGTGCAATAAGTAAATTTGAATTTTGTCAAAATCCATGAAACCACAAAAGTCTTAAACTGAGGAAAACATTTTAGCtgttatgtttttcttcatcctgtCAGGAACTGAAGAAGCTTGGACTGGGCAGTGAAGTGGACTTGCATGTGTATGAGGTTCCTGTAGAGTACCAGACAGTCCAGAGTTTGGTTCCTTCGTTATGGAAGCAGTATCATCCACTGGTAAGAAGACAACATGGTGTACCCTGCTCACATTGTTCTACTCTTCTGTGTCTAGGTAAAATACAGCAacttgtgtttgcttttgtccCAGGTCAGGTTTTAGTGCCACATATCTCAGGTCTGTGTAAAGGCAAATGTAAGTGCTAATTGGATCTATGAGGCCCTGAGAACAATCTGATAATAAGAAATACAAGAAACACGTGctgcatttaattaaattacatataattatCAAATTATGCAACAAATTAGTGGCTTGAATGTGGCTTTGACACAAAGTTCTCTATGAGctgaatacattttgtaaatttGCACTTGAATTTCACCTTGTGCTCAGATGAGTTTTGTGTCTAATAAATTGGGCCATTTCTGGTTCAGTTAAAATAGCCACAGATTCCTTTTTGGACCCATGAACACCTTAGGTGTAACTGAGCTACATCTAAGGAGTGGAAACAGAGAGATCAGAAAGAGCAGCCAAAGATATactgtgatttatttgtgcTATGGGACTGTAATATTTTAGTAACTCTGTTTTGTGCttattgtttcctttgtttGCCAGTTGGTAGTTCATGTTGGAGTTTCAGGTATGGCCACTACTGTCACGTTGGAAAAGTGTGGCAGAAATCACGGCTATAAAGGTCTGGacaacagcagcttctgtcCCGATTCACAGTGCTGCATTGTGGGAGGCCCGGACTGTATCGACTCAGTTATTGACATGGAATCAGTCTGCAAGAGAGTGACCGCCTCGGGGCTAGgagtaactgtgtctgtctccaaAGACGCCGGAaggtaatttcattttttcagtttgaatcaGCCTTTTGTATGTAGCCTTTGCCTTTCGCCTGTGGACCTCATGCTTCAGCTGTTATGGAATAGAGGCtgtttcatgtgtttaaaatgactttgttaaACACACAAGTCAGCCGTACACAATATTTACTCTCTGCATTATGAAGTAATAAAAGGAGTAAAAGCAGGATGTACTGTAGCAAAttacaatgaaattaaataatagaAAGTTATACTTATTTACAGTGTAGGTACTGCATcttataaaatatcatataacCATTTTTTACCTTTCATTAAGGATCATAACACAGCCTGTATTTCGTCATGGGGGACTACTACAATGCAgaaatttcaaattaaagcactattttgtaataataatgacCTTGTCATATCAGTCAAATTATGTTACCCTTAAACAATTGTATATGTATTAATGAAGCCTGGGGCACGTTTTTGAGACAATacttaaatatataaatattttatgaaaaatctgataattatgtgttttgtatgtgtttttaacaaacagtcaataaacaaacatttttgttaaGAATCCTTTAAATGTAGAATTGTGAGTGGGAAATTTTAGTTACAAAAACAAGCAGTGCCCTCTGGTGGATAAACTGTGTAATGGCAAAACTTTTTACACAATTCCTCAAACATACCCTCAGCTGCCACGTTGTAATGAACACAGAGCTAGAACTAATAcaaagaggtgttgattcaacttcatGATTATTTTGGAGGTTGTAGTTTAAGATGTTGCTGAACTGTATTGCATCACAGAGATGTGTTTCTGCATAATTCCCTGTattgaactgtattgcattattatagtgcaatacagttcaacagcgCCACAACCTACAACCTCCAAAATGATcttgaatcaacacctctctgaaacagtttcaacaaaaactgaacattataacctaTATATGTAGGTTCACGTCATGACTTGGTGTGACCGACAACCAATACATGTGAACGTTAacacaacatttgcatttatttaatattcCTCAGTGACAAACATTGCATTACTGTGCAGAGTATTTCTAGGTTTTTTAAAGAAGAGCTCCAATGCCTGGTGTAATGCCGTAATACCATGcgtctccctctttccctctttccctctttctctcttgtttgtctttgtgtgttagCAGAACGAAGAGGTACAGCGAGTAGAGAATTGTTAATCGATTGTGGATGGCGTCGTTCTGACggattaaaaaacatacaaataaaatgccaaaaatgagTTGGCAGAGTTGGATGGCCTTTAATATACCTGGGAGGCCCGCCCAAGTAAAATCTCTGTATGGGAAACCCTGACTTACAGTGATACCATAAGTAGTGATTATATAGTTATAATGATTTTTATATGGTATGTTTGTCAGCACAATACTCATTTGTCTGGCACAAATGTGGAAccttataaataaatgtatgtgcaCATTGGACAAAGTGGAGAATAACATAATTGATGTATTGGTGAATCCTTCCACATGCATTAATAAATACATGAGCACTTCCAGTATGTGATCAGTAAATAGCTTTTATTTGATCTTCCATTTCAATGCCCTGCTCTCTTCCCTCACAGATATCTCTGTGATTTCACCTACTACACATCTCTGTACCTGAGCCATGGTCGCTCTGCCTTCATCCATGTGCCTCCAATCGGAAAGCCTTACAGCGGGGAAGACCTGGGTCGTGCGCTGAAGGCCATTGTCCAAGAGATGCTGGAGCTTCTGGACCAGGCTGAGGAGAAGATACACTGCCAGCAACACTTCCACTAAGTGACCTCCAGATGCCAACCAGCCTCTCCAGCTCTCACCACACATGAGAAATTGCACTTAACCACAAGTAGCcaaacttctttctttttttaattgttatcTTTTCTTGTACTACCTAAAAACTTCAACATATAGGAAGTTTTCATTGTTTGCTTCTCCCTTGGTCAACCCTTGGTCACAATGTAACGTAAGCTTTTCTCTGACTTACAAGGAACACAAAACATTCTGACTTTGGAGTTTAAAATATGGGAATTACTATAGGTTCACTAAGAAAGTAACAAAATGCTGCTCATATTTTATGATATACAGTTAAAATAAAGATCCAGAAGGTCTGTGGCAGACATTACAACCAGAAAACCCCAAAGGTGACTCCTATTATTGCACCttatagggttagggttattgAAATGGTTATAGAAGTCACATTTGggaaaattaataaatgtactTGACATTATTTGACTTTTGTAATGCTTCATCCTCAAATTTTGAGTTTCAAATTTTGAATTCCACTCTATCACAAGATGTTTCAGTCAACAGGTGTTTTCACCTAAATGTCTATAAATGGTTAATGTACATGATACATTGTGGTTTAAGTAGAAATGTTTAGTTGTAAACTGTGTTTGCTAATTTCAGTTTCCTTCAGATATTTTTTCCAGGTGCTCTAAAGCCTAACTGTGCTGTCTCACGTTTGATGTTGAATTGTTTCATGAGTCCTTTTTCTTTATAAGAAGTTGTAAATTTGCCTTCTTTTACAAAGGTTATTTAAATCAGGGAACGGGTTGGTTCCAGCTCATTTTCCCCCATTTTCTCGGCCCAATTCTGACAGAAAAATCCCAAATTCACCTCACTGAGATCTGGCCCCAGGTTGTGCAATGTTATTTCACAGATCTCAAGTCTGTCGATTTAGGAAATTCATGTTGTGGGTTTGTCAAAATTCTATTATGGCTGCACaattatttgagaaaatattgaGCAATGCAGTTATTACTATAAATTGAATTTAACTGAGTGAGCTGCATTTCAAATGgcttaccaaaaaaaaaaattgtatacAACTGAACAAACAAGTTACACAACTGACATCACTGCTCTTGGTTTCTGGGTAGTGAAATCCTTTTCATTGAATTGGGTCATCGGTGTGTAAAGATGCCTGTCAGAGCATTAACTCTTTTATGGAACTGATTTTTATCTTAAAGTGTGTAGAAAACCTGTGATCAGGACTTGGGTTTTACAGTTTGCTACATTGCAAGACCAAATTTGAAAatctatgtttttcttttttctaaaattgtgcagccctaattGGTATTACTTGATTAAAGCTTTCTGTAGCTCCCTTCATTGAATCAGATGTAGCTGCTTATTTTACCTGaggatttgatttgatgaaGTTGGACTCTCATTTCAGTCAGAGTTGGGCCTGGACTTTAATTTCTGTAGCacttttttggtttgtttgtgtattattCATAATCTGGAATTTGGACAACATTTTTTCAGGCAATGTGAATgcttgcatttaaaaaaaaaaaatttcagtcaCTTTAACTTGAAATATGTAGCTTTCCAGATATACACATCTACTTTTACCCTTTCTCCCCATTAATTATCAATATGCATGTGAGGTATGCTTTATAGGTGTCTTATGCTTTATTTTCCTGAGCTTTGGTTTGTTCTGACctacaaaacaaactgcagcatatTCCTTCACTGTGACGGTGCCACTCCCGGGTGTATATGTTCTGTTCaatagcttttctttttttttaattttttttattggtttgtctgtttcactgtgtaTACCAGCATTTCCGTGGTCGATGATTTGACAAGACTGGCCACACCACCTaacacagcttcagtttcagtAGGAATTTTAGCATTGAATGGTCTACATTCTGCTTCAGCGCCCTGTTTATCCCCAACAAAACTACCTTCCTGTGAGAAACAAGGATATAGTTTTAAGCTGTCATAGCTAGTTGTAAGAAACTAACTAAATGCTGTGCTTGGCTTTGCAGCAGTAGTCCTTGAATCTTTAgttaaaatgcatgtttttcaCACCTGAGTTGTGCAAGTTGCTGCCAGTGAGTTTGAGtatattgtcattatttttagcagtgtgtcattttaatttgcTATTCAGTATCATGGTTACTGAACAGGACTGAACTTCTTGTCAGACCTATGGTTTATCTAAGCCTTGTATTTTGGCTATGTGGTTTAAAACTCTTATGGAATTATTGAAATGACGGACAGGTTTTAGATCTGAGTTTGCAGGTGCTGATATTTTACTGTGTGGCTTTATGAGTGCAGAGAAGTGAAAGGGTCATGGAGGAGTTGCCCCAAAAAATGTCTGCTCACAAATGTGAAAGCCTCAAGTTTACATATGAGGTGACCTCTCACCCTGACTCTCTCCTGTGCCTTGCTGTTGTTGATATGTGTTATGAAAAGGCCTTAAAATGCTCACCAGGTCAGTTCAAAGATATGTTACTGATACTGTCCAGTCAGATGTGTGGCTACctcaaaaatacttttttatctTGGTGTGTGCTCTGTTGTAATAACATTATGGCTCTGTGATTTATTGTGAGTTCCTCTGTTTAGGGAGTGTCCTCTGAAAAGGtgtcttcttctgcttctgaATTTAACAAAGCATCGTTACAATAAGTAATCTTGGCATTGTAAACTGAAAGGCTTTGAAGTAAAGAGAATTAAAGGATTACAAGtaatgtctttgtgtctgttaaTTCAACTTTTTTCCCACTATTCACTAGTTATGCCTGTTGAAGGCATGTAATTGACTTGTCAACTGTGCAAATACACAGTTGGTACACTGGGCATAAAAGGCCTCAATCAAAGATCATAGATGTTACAGTGAAGCACCACTCTGACAAAAGAACTTGGCCCTAATTCTGCACACGTGGTTTGAGCTCCTGCAATACAAGTCACGTCACATCCAACTCTATTCCTTACAGAAGAGGTATTGCCCATGTATTAATAGCATGCTGTTTTAGCACCTAGAATGCAAAAATTAACATACTGTAAGACTTCTGTTTGGAATGCTACTATTCGTGATTTGTAATTTGTAGATATCGTGAATACATTATCAGGAACAATAGACCAGGAAATCAAAGGTCGCCAACATCAAGTTGAATTGTTTTCCTTGTAAAACTACAAGGAGGAAGAAGACCCCTTCCTCTGTATTTAGTAAGTGTGTGATTTAATGTCAATTAAAATCAGTCTCTATTAAACTCCATTTGAGATTCACTTTATCACTACTTAAATCATCTAGTTACAGGGGGCAGAGGGTCTGTCTGCACATCTGGATcacagtactgtatattgctATGTATGAGTATGCgtgatattattattgttattatcacattattattattattattattgttattattattatatcgtTTGTCGGTTATAAAAGGCAAACATCAATAAATTATTGGGGAGTGAGGATTTCTCTGTCAGCATTCAATAGGTATTTTCCCCATTTTCCCTGCAGCGGCTCATGATTCTGTTTTGATTGCCGGAAAAACATCAGAGTGAGAGCTCTTTTCTGATGACCTGTCTCTGGTCTACATCCTACAGTGTAAACGTCACACACCGAGCGGCGCAGGGAGTCCGTCGCCGTCTCTGTTGGACCTGCCGGATCTATCGAGGTTCTGATCTGttccatttttttgtttgggTTCAAATCCAGACTTTCGGCGTCGGCCTCTAAAAGGGCTGTCGATATACAAATACCGTGAAGATTTTGTTCATCTACAGGCGAACACCGGAAATCGTTCAGTAAAGCGAAAGTTGAGAGTCGAGATGAGTGTGGAGGCGTACGGGCCGAGCTCCCAGACCCTCACCTTCTTGGACACCGAGGAAGCGGAGTTGCTCGGAGCGGATACCCAAGGCTCCGAGTACGATTTCACCGATTTCACCCTTCCCAGCCAGACGCAAACTCAAGGCCAGACCCAGAGCCAGCTGGACAGCCAGGTCTGAGGCTTTCAATTTTACAGGAAGGCTCGATAAAGCGCGGTTTACAGACGTTAGCGGCAGTTAGCTAACCTGCTAGCTCGCTATTATTGGACGTAGCTTTACCTAGCTTCACGTTAGCTAGCTGTTAGCCGTTAGCTCGTTGTTAGCTAGAAAGCCCGTTAACTAAACCCCTAAAGTGATGTTAACTGTCTTACAGTGCCTGTTTTGAACTATCCAGATTCCCCGGTGCAACTTTAATGACCACGTTTAAGCGTCAAGAACACTGACAACCTGTCAACTTGTAGTTAACCAACTGGCATTTCCGCGCCCTAGCGGCTAGCTGCTAATCATTAGCATTCAGTTTGTTTGGTAAAGCTTGTGTTGTTCTACAGGTAAATGGTCCTGATGAGGGTCTTCACAATGGTGGAGTGGATGACTCCGTGGCCAAAGCCAGCCAACTGTTGGCCGAGCTCAACtttgaggaggatgaagaagacaCGTACTACACCAAAGACCTGCCTGTGCACGCTTGCAGGTACCATGCCAGGACATCTGCACACTAGtaatgcaacagtcctgcaataaatcctcttttcacgaaggttataatgttcagtttgtgttgaaactgattCAGAGAAGAGATGATTTAACTGTATGataatttaaaaaga
This genomic interval carries:
- the LOC130171379 gene encoding pyroglutamyl-peptidase 1-like — its product is MDNSKRTVVVTGFGPFGEHTVNPSWVAVQELKKLGLGSEVDLHVYEVPVEYQTVQSLVPSLWKQYHPLLVVHVGVSGMATTVTLEKCGRNHGYKGLDNSSFCPDSQCCIVGGPDCIDSVIDMESVCKRVTASGLGVTVSVSKDAGRYLCDFTYYTSLYLSHGRSAFIHVPPIGKPYSGEDLGRALKAIVQEMLELLDQAEEKIHCQQHFH